The sequence below is a genomic window from Trichosurus vulpecula isolate mTriVul1 chromosome 5, mTriVul1.pri, whole genome shotgun sequence.
taaaaaaaatactaatatcCGGCTTTGGTAATATGTCCCGGGCAAGGGGCATTAAGTCAacttttttcttcagtgaccaGATATTTTTATCTTACTTGAGATTGATATACATAcctgttataaaaatatttaatcaaatCAATAGAAATGCAGAAGTCAGAATAAATGATCACAGTGAAATATACTTGAAGAATACCAAGAGcaatgttttttaaagtttaccTTGTTCATTCAACTTACTATTCAATAGAAGTAGTTATTTCAAAACCCTCCATTAATACAGGGTTATATTTAGAGCAAGTGACCACTAAACATATTTCTATGGACTTCACATGGACAGTTTTAATAGCAAATATAATTTCACTGACCTGAGGAAATGTCAATTTGATTCTTTTTGTTTAATGTGATGTTGATACGGACACCAACTTTACTCTCAGTGAGGTCAATCTCCACATTCCCTAAACCATCTGCAAAGTTGCTGAAGAGCAGAAGGCCATTGGGATTCCATGTCCTAAACTGGAAGCTGACTGAAAATAGGTCCTGGTTGGGGCGGCCAAGTACCTCCAGGTAACTTGTGGCATTGAAGAAGACAGGCACTGTATGTGGCTCCACACAAGAAAAACTTAAATttccctaaagaaaaaacaaacaaacaaacacatgtACCTACTGAAGATAACCAATTAATTTCATAATCCAGTGGTATATTTGTGAATCCTTAAGTTTCAAACTAAAAGAACAACTTTATTCCAAATACCCACTGAAATACTTGAGACCATGGCATAATGATGGATATTTCTTCATGAATCTACATTCTGTATCATCCATATCACATTTAGAAGCCTATCAAGCCAAGGTGTACAACATAGCCCCATTACTTGTAGGACAGGGAGAGATAATATTATGTGATGCATTAATTAGACAAATGTGATCTATGTACATtgatgactctgtgtgtgtgtgtgtgtgtgtgtgtgtgtgtgcgcgtgcacgcGCACAAGTGTAAAGATGCCATTCTGTTGGGGTGAAGATATCAGATATGCTTCTGGAGTCTTCATATCTGATTCTCAATAAATCTTTCTATGGTGACAGCATGATTAATAAACCCAGTGTGGAGGGATGGGTGTCATTGCCCTCTATTGAACATTAGCTGGATTATAACAGATATGCTCATTAATATATCATTTACTGCTCTCACATGAACAGAAAGAATAGCACTTTTGTTTCACTATGTGGAAAGCTGACATTTTAGagcaaaagttcttgtttcactTTCAGAACAACCAAGATATATGAGCTCTTGCTTTCACACTGATCATCACTGTTAATGCTGTACCCCCTTGCCTTTTCCTCAGATTCATAGCACTAATTTCAAAAGCATTAAAGAATCACGATAATGGAAGTGTGATGCAGGAGAATGCTGGATTTTGAATCAGATACCCTGGGTGTGAAATACAGTTCTGCAACTTATGACCCATGTGAATTGTGACTAATCATTTCCTGTCTCCAAACTGTcaacttttcttttattctatataACACTTTTCAGtatgatgaaaaaataatttggaatacataattataaaaatttaaatttaagtgTTATttgatgtaaaaacaactttggaagcCTAGTCCTACTCCCCCATTTGGCAAATAATAGAAGTGAAATCCAGTGTCTTGACCAACGTCACTAATGTTGTTAGAAACAGAAGCAACAGGAGAACTCAAGTATCCTGATCACTGTTTTATTGCTCTCTTTTTATTGTTAGTGttttaataacttttttaaaagctCATAAAACTACTGGTTATTATTCTAAAAAAAATCCCTAGCCTCACTCCACTTGGCCACAAACcaagcaggtttttttttaaagaaaatttcttaCTGTGGTAAATAGGTCCTCAGGCAAATTTATTAACTCATTCAGAATACTAAAGGATCAGGAAGAGAATTATTCAAATCCCTGGTGGGCTGAAATATAAACAGATTGATTACACTAAAGTTTCATTCTAGAACATTTTTGTTTGTGGTTCATGCAGTAAGACAAGCCCAAAGGAGAGCCTATGTTATATTAGCTACATCTGTAACTAGGACGGGGTACTGGAACAGGGCCACAATTCACTGACATATAGATGGAGGCAGCTGCTTCTTATAGCGGTCCTCTGTTTTGCTATTACTACACCTCAAGGTCTGTTTCCTCACCCTGCCCTAGGCCATTTCTTCACAGTGGGACCCATAATCATGGTATTGTCTCTCTCCCATGGCCTTATTTTTCCCAGtgtttttcttcttccacttTTCCTTTGGGGTTTAGGAGTTGATAAACAGTGACTATATCCTTAGGGCATGGACTGGACTCTCTGAAGAGATGAGGTATCTCTTTTAATATATGACTATAACTGGACAGATTGTCCTCCATGATAGATCAACCAACTTCCCTAGCTTAATTTACCCAAAGTGTAAGAATTAGTAAAGTTTTGATAACAATGCTCTTTTGTATCTCAGTAAATAATATTGCATAGATGAGGCGATTAGGTGATTTAATTTCATTCCAAATCTTGCTTTCCAGGCAATAATATTTTAGCACTGTTCTCATGTATGCCACTGCTATATGTATGCTGCCCTGACAATTTGACAGACTAATATATATGGCCTAGAAAATGGGATTATGTTCAGACAGCCTGACAATAATTCACAAATTCAGGGTCTACACATAAAATAGTGAAAGAGGCAATTAAACCAATGATATTTGCAGAGAAAAATTTTGATAACTTGAGGGAAAAGCACTATCTTTGCTGAAATTATCTGGATAAATTGCCTTGGCTCCCATTCATTTTTAATGTGTAGACATAGTCTGTAAAGATGACATTTTCATCTTATCCTTCAGCTTTGTttttccctccaaacacttatataCACTAAAATGCCATGGCTCTTTCAGGCCTGTGCAAAACCTCAGCACATTAAGGATCAGATCTAAGGCTGCATGTCTCTTTGAATTAATATTCAAATTAAATTTCCTTTAAACCTTCAcagatgattattttaaaatatttccttttagtGATGAAAGAGACTGTCTTTGCATATTAACTAGGCTCTTAGACCTGACCACTTACTTGAATCATAAAAACTCTCTCTATGGCAAAGTAAGAGGTTTTTCTTGAATGATCAGTGGAAAACTCTGCAGCCTAGATGTAATTAAGGAAAGTGGCAGTGTGTTTTGGGTGTCAATCTTTCACTGAAATGTCAGCCTCTGGCATCTTTTAAAGCAAGTTTCATGCACAAATATTTGCTCTCGTCTGGAAGTTCTTCCTACTTAATCCCCCACTTCTCTTTGTTTTGCCTAGAGctttcaaaatgaatttaaattctgactctaaatttCATTCTCCTGCTGGGAatgttgtatgtatatgtgtgtgtgtgtgtgtgtgtgtgtgtgtgtgtgtgtgtgtgtcttctttcctacatgtgtatatttatgtgtatttttaaGGGATTATGATTAGAGAATATCCTCCCTTTTATATTTCATGTACTCAGCTATGCAGGAGCACCTACAAATGTTTTGTGAGGTGTTTTGCACTTTACACTTTAAATAAATTTGTGAATCAAGTGAAAGTGGTTCAGGAACCAATCATAGGGAGTcagaggtgtttaataaatgctcacccATTGACTCATCATACAAAAAACTCAatgaaacaatgaagaaataatatTTCGAAATGAAAATGCCAGCCATGGATACTGGCTCCCATGTTTAGAAATTTTTAGGTAATAAATGAAGATAAAGAACAGtttcatttgtctcttttttttgccCAGTGGCTTACAGAGTGCTAGGGACAAAACAGATACTTAATACATTCatgcaaaatgaatgaacaatttaTTTTTGCATAAATGGGTAATTGAAACGGATTGTTCACGCTATTACATTAGTTCCCCAGGGATAAACATGatcattgttattaataattatgtTCATTGCTAGAATTTATagagcacttgaaggtttacaaagtgctttacatatgttatctcattggatcttcaaaacaatcctgtgaattaggtactatttttatccccatttgatGATACCGAAATAAAGagggattcagtgacttgctcagggccatatAGCTTAGACTGGGCTGAGGCCAGAATacaactcagggctttctgattcAAAATTCAGTCAACTATCTACTCTGATATCTAGTTGCATTCAACTTTATACAGTTATAGGTTACATCCTCCTATAAAACAATATTACATTTCAATTACTTTatcaaaaattttcttttaaatttcaatttcaaCAAATAGATTGAGACCAAGAGtgtattatttttaaaggttggaggtatttattttttctcttgtcaTCAGAAGTCAAGAGTTTTCTCTTGTCATCAGAAGTTGACTTTTATATCTAAACATTGTAGTAAATTCAGTCATATTGAAGCCCTGAACTGACCACTATTTGGGCCTTAAGGGACTTCAAGTTGGCTGCTACTTCGATGTTTATCTCAGGATCTAGCACCTGAGCAGTAGACACTAGTCGTTCTTGGAAGCACAAAGGCCAACATTattgtgagatttttaaaatactttaattcTACCCTTTCCCATTTACATAGCTATGATGAATCCTAAGCTTCCCCTAGAAGAGATTAAAAGGTCCACTTTTGATTAAGGCCTGGTCCTAATCTAGGGAATTCATACCTAagttagaaataaggaaatggtCTAGGCACCAACTCTTAAGTTTTTAAGTTGTTTTGTGGGAGAAGGTTACTCTGGTAATGCCCCATTCAACTCAGGTGTAAGTGATATTTTAAAtggttctcttttaaaatttaaattgtttaGTTTTCCTACTAAaatgtttcttcatctcttatagaacatgaaaataatagaacttttttatttttaactttttcataTATTGTATTacttttgacatttaaaatgcATTTGTAAATAGGGACCTATTTGTAAAATTGCAAATGACTAGGCGATCATGGGATATATGTTTCCAAGTTATCCCCTGtggttaatatatttttttactttttctagaAGCACTTCAAAATATTACTTATTTGTGCCTCACATTAATGAGATCCTTTAACGTGTCTTTAGCCTAATTCAGGTACAGTCACCTAAACCTGAGACATATCAGGAGTCTAAGCACCAGTTTATGATCCCAATGCAATATAGGATGCTTCAGGAGTAGTTGGCTTTGAATTTCATCATAAATCTTCAAACAACACCTGACATGATCAATTGTTGTATACGTCGCAGTTTACAGAGGATTCTTTTTCACAAATAGATCTAGCTGATTATACCGAAGATCCTTTGAAATGCTTAAACACCATGATTTGTGATAATACTATAGTTTCTATTGATTTCATATGTTTGTGGCATTTTGAACCACAAGCTTCAAAAAGCCTAAAGTTAttttagaaatgtgagttattttccTAATTCCAGCTTTTTCAGTTCCACTATTGCaaatccttcctccttccatctatGATAAATTACTAGTTCAAACAAGTGTCCATCTTTCATTCATCCATAGACTAAAATTCATTAAACAGACAAGGCTTACCACATTGGAAggctctaatttcttcctcttggcAAGATCAGTGATATTATTTCCATTGTAGTTAATGCTTTCCATGCATCCTTTGAAATTCTTTCTACTGTTGGAACTTGGCTTTCCAGAGAAAGGCAGACCTCCAAAGGTTATCTTTGAGAAAGATGAAGATGTACAGAATCCAatataaatacaatttaaaaatagcATCAGGAAAAGTAGATACATTACCCAGTGATGGAGGATTGTCATAGAATTAAATGTGGACAAATCATCTTTATActgaaaacaatgtcaaaacaccctCTCCCATTTACTAGAAATGGATTTGTACATTAAAACAAATCTTCCCTGAAGGAAATCAGTGAGGATAATCAGATTTCAAAAAGAATTATGTCTCTACCAGTATCATATAATTGGGTGATGTAATTCTGtacttgttgctgttttttttttatgatttcaatTGAAAATGTTTTCTAAGAATTTATGAACAAGGTGAAATAGTCAAGGCACTTTTGCCATATAGTCTATTTgttcatatttgaaagtcaaggaTGTTAAGAAGTAAATATTGAATCTAGTAAAGAAAGCAAAGTAAGATTTTGATAACACAGAAGTGAATCACTAGTATAGTAGTGAATGAAACGGACGGTGGTTATATGTATGCATGCTTgcttgtatgtatacatgtgtatatgtatgtatatatacatatttggatacacagaaaaaataaaatatacatgcagatgcacatatgcatgtattatatCCTATGTGTATTAATTTGACATTGTAGCATACATATACGTGCAAacacatatttgtacatatacacataagtgtGGACAttggtatatgtatatgcatatatacacatgaatatacatgtgcacatagacatgtatatatgtaatttacacacatacatacacatgcatatatattatattccatTTATTAATTTGACATTacagaatatacacatataaacacatatgtgtatagtCCCCCATATATGTCtgtgcgtatgtatatgtgtgtgcatgggcatatataatacacattttGGATActtgtatatgcatgcacacatatacgaCATTgtggaatatatacatatttatacacatatatctggTGGTTGATAGCTAGATATCTCCAATCAGAATAATTTAAATGCTTAAATCTACCTTCAAATTTTTGAAGGGCTGAAATATGGAGGAAGCACTTTTACTGTTCATTTTTCTTCAAGGCAACAGTACTAGTTTTCCTCCATGGTATAAAAGGATTCTTATTTAAGTctagattagactagatgatctcgaAGATACCTCTCAATTCTAAGACTGTTTTATTCTAGGAAACTACTGAAGAATCTGAGTATGAATGCATGATAGAATGTCCAAGGAGCATGGAGATGTAttgggagttactaaagttggcTGAAGAAAATTTTTTGCAGTGTTGTGTTTACAAGACAACAGAATGAACTCTTGTTGCAGTACCTTGACAAGCATAAACAAAccagaaaaacaagaacaagaaaaagaacataaaCAACAAAATTGACTGCTTGTATAATAAcgagatgtttttaaaaagaaaatgtaaatctTCCCAAGAGCATGGAAAGATTGAGGCTATGATTGAAATCTACTGAGGATATGACTGAAATCATGAGCTCTAATTGGTCACATTTACTCTATTAGGATTAGATTATCTTCCCAAATTTCATTTGCATGAAAGAAAGACACCCAATCTCTATCTTTAACACCAGTGTCAACTGTAGgcaatcatttaacatctctggacctcagctaTTTCACAGGAAAAATGAAAGGGACAAACTAGAGAACTTTTGCAATTTTATATCCTACACATTTGTAGCTATAAAAGCTTGCATCTGGGGGATAGGTAGTAAAGGAAACTTTTGGACTAAGAGGTCTTTGTAAGTTTGAATTTTACTGCTGTTGAGGTTCAGTCCaatcttcctttcccctcaaCTTGCAATAGAAAAAATCAGTAGTGCTatttggtaagaaaaaaaaaagatcaatggaTGGTGATTTGACTTGTGGACTTCACAGGATGAAGAAGCCTCTCAAATATTCTACTGTTCTAAAGTCAGAAGTTATTACCAGCTctgctttggaaaaaaaatgtcataatGCAAGTTGAATATTCAGATTATGTCCCTGAATTGTCCAAGATGTGCTAGTACTCTCTTAACATTTAGATCAAACAAAGGTGGATTTAGCCCTGTGCATGCTGAGAGTTTttattcttgagggcaggtaaaTCATAAGGTCTTAGTTAGCTTAGATTCACCACCAGCTCCAAAGACCAGGAACAGATTCTACTTTTTGTTCTCCACTAGCAgctttgtaaaatgaatgaacgaatggaTAAAGGGAATCAAACACTCtcatttcttaataataataataccatcaataaaacatataaaacaaGCTTATTAAtactaaagcattttaaaattcgCAGTTCtatttacttgtttgtttcttagatttttattttcagttgcaAATTCTTTCCCCATTCCAGCCCCTCCCCTACTCATTAAGAAAGCAAATGATCTGATACAGGTGTTTTAATTAAAACTAATTCTTATTCTAGCCATATAATGTTTTCTGTCATTCctattagaattttttaaaaataaaaattaagtttaaaatatcAGGACTTCATATTTTAAACATAAGATAAAGACCGCTGAGTCTCAGAAGACACATGAACAAATTATGAACCACTATTGAGTGTCACAGTATTTTAAAGTGCCTATTACTTTCAGGAAATTCAAATGAACAGAGTTAAaagcaagaaatagagaaaagaaataaaagacatttgaaatgcaaagaaatgttaaatgtaATGATAAGCTATACAACTATACATGTTTGGACACTATCAAGTAGTAGGAAAAAATAGCAGAGATAATTAAGAGATtcataaatgatgaaaaaaagggaGTTTTCTAATATGGGaacaaatttagaactggaagagatctagGCCATCCAGTCTAAGCtactcatcttatagatgaaaaaactaaaacCCAGAAGGGGtacgtgacttgcctaaggtcacactgaCACTAAGTGTtggagttaggatttgaaccccagtcatTTGACTCCAGAGACAATGACTTTTCCATTGCTCCACATAATTAAATGGAGAGAGAACCAAAAAATGCCAAAAGTAGAAAGCCGCATGCATGTTTGGAACTGAAATTACTGGAGATCGAATAGGAAGAGTGAATTGAAGCTGACTTTTTTTCATtggttctcttcttctctcctactTCCTCAAAAAATGAATAGCAATATACTTGTCCTATGCTCAACAGtacaacaataacagtaataacagaTTTTATATAACTGTTTAAGTTTATAAAGCAATTTACATATGATCCTTCATTTAATAACACATATTTTGAATAATACTAACATTTGAGAATAATTATtgttatattaattaatattattcttttttccatGTATTTAATGCTCTATGGATCTCTCTAAGTTCAAGTGTACTTTCTCCCCTATATTTCCTTTCCATAGGTAGAGGAAGTAGATGTAAAATGAATCTTCATAGAATTTATTAGCTACTTTTTGACTGttaacaagtcatttaatacCTCTgagtttcatcattttttaaaaatttttaaattaagtaggattagataatctctaagaccTCTTACAAGTCTGAACTTTAATAATTCTTTTATTAGTAAGGAAATGTGGTGTAGGGGACatcatcagaagacctgagttctagttctggTTTGGATGTTTACTAGCCCTGTAACTTATAAGATCCCttccattttaaaatctattattcTACAACTTCAGGAAGTCGCTTAATCTTTGTGAGTCTTCtgccatctttaaaataaaaaaatactatctGTACTGGCTAACTTACAGGACTGTTATAAAAATCCAGGGAAGTGATTTTTGTAAAATTGATTTGAAAAGGGTAAAATGTTATGCAAATATGAATATATTACTAATGCTGACTTAGTGAGGAACATTCATATTCACAGAATGGTTGGTTGACCTTAAACCAGAATAGCTCAGCAAACAGTAACTTGTGCTATActgcttaaaaatataaaatatcagaaTTTGGGATAGATAGATTTTATTTTGTAACTTACGTAATTTAATGTGTCATTTTATAGGTGACCAAGATCCCTTCAACCAAATGTTGACCCATATATCCTCATTACAAAAGCCAGAGTTACTACAATATATGATGAGGAATCAGAAAAGGATACAATATATGATGAGGAATCAGAAAAGGATAATCAATTCTATTTTCCAAGGAATATTTGAGTAGACTCATGGCAGCACATTTGGCCTACTTTCTGTATGCCCTTTCTACCTAAATACAGAGAGATTCATCAGCAAAAGGCTAGCCATTCAATATCAAATTATTCAACTGTAGTAACcagtgaaataaagaaaaatacaaaatggtcctCAATCCCACATAGCTCCTTTCCACTTTTCAGGGAGGatggtaagaaaaaaaatgaaagacaagacTAACAATTACAGAGATTTCATTCTATGTGTGAATTTTAATTTAGTTGTTGTTACTCGAAATGTGAACTTCTCATTCATTGACCAAATGGATATACAACTAGAGAGACTGCCTCTTACCAATTTTGACACACTTgcaataattgaaagaaatagaagCTAGGAAGCTGTTGGCTATATGGAAGCATAGACCACAGATGCTTTTTAGAAAGTCAAATAAAGAAGCTGGTAtggttggttttttgttgttgctttgcaAGAGACCCAACCCAGCAACTGCCTTCCAAGGATGTTTATGGACAAAAATAGAAAGCAGAAAATAAGGATTAGAATTTCATGGCACATGTGTTCAATCTTGTATTATAGGGCTCATAATAAGCATTTGCAAAAGACCattttgtaaataataatagcttgtacaccaacatctgttgcagaagATGAACAGATAAAAGAAATTCTAGATCCTCCAAATAAAGCCAGCTACATCCTAAAACTTGTTTTCTTTAGTGCACTGGTGGAAataactgaggatacaaagaaatgtattAGTAAATAAAGTCCAGGAGTATGGAATGAGGAAGTCCTAAGGCTTGCAGACTATACTCAATCTTCACACATATACACCATGGATACCTTTAATGTCTGTGGGACttagtttcatcatttgtgaaatgaagtaATTGagcaagatggcctctgagtttcttgtagctctagatttatgattgtATGAAGACTTTATTTAAGAAAAGAATTGAAGTGCACTGGATATAGTGAGCACTGGATAATATGGAAAAAACAAATTACTTCTATTGCAAAAGTCAGCAATGAAATTGTTTCTGATCTAGGAATCATTCCTTAATGAACTGAGTATGTATCATCAGGCTACTGACTTGTTAGTGCAAATATAAAAATTAGTATAAGGCTATAAAACATAATGAAGATGATAAAGAGGATATGGTACATGATTGAAATCTTATCATATAAAGTTATAGCATCTTATTTAACAAAGTTATTGATGATAAAATTAGGATaaggatagaaaaaaaggaaagacacaAAATACAATCattccatttatattatattgcCATAACAAGACCAAAATAGATTAACAGTGCCCTATTTAGTAAGCACTTGTTTTACTCCACCAATGAGGGGGAAAACAGTGAAAAGAAACATCAATTTAGAACGTGAATTCAATTGTAAAATCTTATAGAGAGGATGACAAATTATTAATTGTATCACCTCATAAAAGAGAAATAGTAGAGGATAAAACCAGTTTAAATGACATTTTGTAAGAGACCCAATCTAGCAAAAGCCTTGCAAGTATATTTATGAATAAAAGTAGAAAGCAGACGATAAAAAGAGGTAAAATGGAAAGGATCTGGACATATTTTACAATTTTCAAAACACCACTAAGTTACCCGCACAAACTCTACTATCACTATCTTGAATATAGTTACAGATGAGATAGAAATAGCACTGAAGAGAACAATGTACATTTATTCTAGCATAGCTGATGTACTCTGATGTACATTTATTCTAGAATAGCTGCATTtctagtctgtgtgtgtgtgtttgtgtgtatgtgtgtatgtatgtatgagagagagacagagaaagagagaaagagagaaacacacagacacagacacacacacacacagagagagagagagagagagagagagagagagagagagagagagagagggacagcgaggcagagagagacagaaaaacacagagacagagacagaccaagaaagaaagggacagaaatagagagacagagacagagaaagaaagggacagaaatagagagacagagacagagagagatgcaaagagacaaagacagagattcTTAAACTAGGACTTATTTTACTCCTCTCTGAACTAAAATAGTTAATCTacatgactttaaaaaattatccttttttgtcattctatggtcttttttttaaaagacaaaaaattcacACCACTAATTTGAGGATAGTAGTTAATAAAATACTCTTGCTATCTCTGATTCTGTCTCTCGTGctccatacatatataatacatattatatatgtatatgcataaatgtGTTTGTATTACTTTATATGTgttgtgtttatttttaccaCTAAAGTCCtctatagtattagaattaaacTGTTTCATAGAGGTGGCTACATAGCCACTTCCTAACAATGTGAAGCATACTCCAAGTTATAACACATATCTGCTTTGGTAATCAATGAAAAATGTACATTGAATGGGAATGCTCAAATAACCTCATTACATTATTAAATAACTCATTACATTAAAAACAGCTTAACACAAGCTGGAACTTATAATTCTATATCATCCCTTAATCCCTGAGCCACACCCAGCATGCATTATAACCATTACAtagtcctctgtgtgtgtgtgtgtatacatatatatgcatactgtaatacagtatatacatatatacatatgtttatgcacatgtacacacatacctgCATACACATatcataattaaaatattaaactaGAGTCAAACCTTCATAATACCTCTAGTGATTTTTTAAGCTAAATGGACAGTCATGATAACATCAGGAATAATTCCTGCATTAGAATGCTATTCAGAGATTGTGGAGTTCAGTCAATTAATGCTTTTCCAAAATAGCTCAAGTAAtatctataaaaaataaataaattcacaaTATGTGGATGTTTGACCATATTGAAAAAAGGGTGAGTCATTTTTTTGGGCATACCAAATGACTTTTTAAGTTTGAAAACCTCTTTCTTACAGTCATGAGAAAGGATAGATGGCatagagaaaacaaaatgtgaagaaagaCATGCTTGGGTTCCATAAAATTGAGTTGTCCAATATAGTCACCCCATGTTATCATTATTCACATCTATTTATTTACCTCATAATCCAAGTCCAGATAATCAAATTCTCCATTCGTCCGAAAATGTTGCAAATGCCTATCCAGAGTCAGGTTGATGTTCCGTCCATGGCG
It includes:
- the LOC118850962 gene encoding contactin-associated protein-like 2 — translated: MTQQQCYLLFPSGADVINFDGHVVLPYRFKNKKMKTLKDVIALKFKTSESEGVIFHGEGQQGDYITLELKKAKLVLNLNLGSNQFGSIYGHTSVMTGSLLDDHHWHSVIIERHGRNINLTLDRHLQHFRTNGEFDYLDLDYEITFGGLPFSGKPSSNSRKNFKGCMESINYNGNNITDLAKRKKLEPSNVGNLSFSCVEPHTVPVFFNATSYLEVLGRPNQDLFSVSFQFRTWNPNGLLLFSNFADGLGNVEIDLTESKVGVRINITLNKKNQIDISSGQ